From Paenibacillus graminis, a single genomic window includes:
- a CDS encoding enoyl-CoA hydratase/isomerase family protein, whose translation MSDRRMIGPTKFEEYSEKYKDFLLMTRRDGIIEVRLHTDGGSYKHSWEAHTAWSHAWSDIGRDPENEVMIISGTGDKWVIGDPEVWNTKFMDWPKQKKLEQYHESLRLLENLIFCIDIPTIGAVNGPGTHCELATLCDITICTEDADFFDPHFLGGTPPGDGMLLTLQNMIGFKKAAYYAYTGKNINGQTALELGIVSEVLPREQLLPRAWELAEMIMQAPRSTRHLSHSIISRPWKQALVSDQGFQLAHQMYDMAIDEEGALERLKKMQGRLMGKEV comes from the coding sequence ATGTCAGACAGACGTATGATTGGACCAACCAAATTTGAGGAGTACTCGGAGAAGTACAAGGACTTTCTATTAATGACCCGCCGTGACGGAATCATTGAGGTGCGATTGCACACTGACGGAGGATCGTATAAACATTCTTGGGAAGCCCATACAGCCTGGTCCCATGCATGGTCCGATATTGGCCGTGACCCTGAGAACGAGGTCATGATCATTTCCGGAACAGGGGATAAATGGGTAATCGGGGACCCTGAGGTCTGGAATACGAAATTTATGGATTGGCCGAAGCAAAAGAAGCTCGAACAGTATCACGAATCGCTGAGACTGCTTGAGAATCTGATATTCTGCATCGACATCCCCACCATCGGGGCGGTCAATGGACCGGGAACGCATTGTGAACTCGCGACTCTCTGTGATATTACCATTTGTACCGAAGACGCTGACTTTTTTGATCCGCATTTCCTGGGAGGCACACCTCCTGGAGATGGAATGCTGCTTACGCTGCAGAACATGATAGGGTTCAAGAAAGCGGCATATTACGCATACACCGGCAAGAATATCAATGGTCAAACAGCATTGGAGCTGGGCATAGTCAGTGAAGTCCTCCCCCGCGAACAGCTTCTTCCCCGCGCATGGGAACTTGCGGAGATGATCATGCAGGCACCGCGTTCAACGAGACATCTGTCCCATTCAATTATCTCCCGTCCTTGGAAACAAGCTCTGGTCAGTGATCAAGGGTTCCAGCTTGCTCACCAAATGTACGACATGGCCATTGATGAAGAAGGTGCTCTGGAGAGACTGAAGAAAATGCAAGGACGTCTAATGGGCAAAGAAGTGTAA
- a CDS encoding enoyl-CoA hydratase/isomerase family protein: MGPTRFEEYSEKYKDLFLMTRSGGILEVRMHTHGGPLQFDWPVQTAYGHVWSDIGRDPENEVMILTGTGELWQIGNPEVWTTKFMDWPNSRKVEMYHESLRMIENMIYCIGIPTIGVINGTGSHWQLGTLCDITICAEGTAFFDAHYLGGVPPGDGIVLALQKILGIKKAAFYAYTGMNINAETALDLGLVSEVLPHEQLLPRARELAEMIMQAPRSTRHLAHSIVSHPWKEALANNQGFQLTHQLYDMAIDEEGIFERLNRIKERFQRNGR; encoded by the coding sequence ATGGGACCTACAAGATTCGAAGAGTACTCGGAGAAGTACAAAGACTTATTCTTAATGACCCGCAGCGGCGGCATCCTCGAAGTGCGTATGCACACTCACGGGGGACCGTTACAATTCGACTGGCCGGTCCAAACAGCATATGGTCATGTATGGTCAGATATTGGCCGTGATCCAGAGAATGAGGTCATGATCCTTACAGGGACAGGAGAGTTGTGGCAGATTGGTAATCCTGAAGTCTGGACAACAAAATTCATGGATTGGCCGAATAGCCGGAAAGTGGAAATGTACCATGAGTCATTGAGAATGATTGAAAATATGATTTATTGCATCGGCATCCCCACCATTGGGGTGATCAATGGCACAGGATCACACTGGCAACTGGGAACGCTTTGTGATATTACCATTTGTGCTGAAGGCACAGCGTTTTTCGATGCTCATTACCTGGGCGGTGTACCGCCTGGAGATGGAATCGTCCTGGCACTTCAAAAGATTCTAGGAATCAAGAAAGCGGCATTTTACGCATACACGGGTATGAACATTAACGCTGAAACGGCATTAGACCTCGGTCTGGTTAGCGAGGTACTGCCTCATGAACAGCTTCTTCCCCGTGCACGGGAACTGGCAGAGATGATCATGCAGGCACCCCGCTCTACAAGACATCTTGCCCATTCGATTGTGTCGCACCCATGGAAGGAAGCCCTCGCCAATAATCAAGGCTTCCAGCTTACTCACCAATTATACGACATGGCCATTGATGAAGAGGGGATTTTTGAGCGGCTGAATAGAATTAAGGAACGTTTTCAGAGGAATGGGCGATAG
- a CDS encoding ABC transporter permease — protein sequence MKTRLTYRADFWVEVVSDLLFQATNFIFILVIFMHTESLGGWSQNEVVFVYGFFMVPFGVFSCFVNMWGFSERYIVKGEMDRILTRPAHNLFQIFLENVDPPALVGSVIGLVIMAISGSNLGLPFEWWTIPMIIVLTLSAVAIYTGIYTTLTSLSFYSDAPTGILPLMYNIQTYGRYPVTIYNRAIQVLLTWIIPFAFVGIYPAALFLHREEMQGMALLTPVIGALFLGIGLLSWNYGVKRYKGAGS from the coding sequence ATGAAGACACGTCTGACGTACCGTGCCGATTTTTGGGTGGAGGTGGTGTCGGATTTGCTGTTTCAAGCAACCAACTTCATCTTTATTCTGGTCATTTTTATGCACACTGAAAGTCTTGGCGGGTGGAGCCAGAACGAGGTTGTGTTTGTATACGGCTTCTTCATGGTGCCTTTCGGCGTCTTCAGCTGCTTCGTGAACATGTGGGGCTTCAGCGAGCGGTATATCGTCAAAGGTGAAATGGACCGCATCCTGACCCGTCCGGCGCATAACCTGTTCCAGATTTTCCTCGAAAATGTGGACCCCCCGGCATTGGTCGGCTCCGTGATCGGACTGGTCATCATGGCGATCAGCGGCAGCAATCTGGGATTGCCTTTTGAATGGTGGACCATACCGATGATTATTGTTCTGACACTCAGCGCGGTTGCGATTTATACGGGGATTTATACGACTTTAACTTCATTGTCGTTTTACTCAGATGCACCAACCGGCATTCTGCCCCTGATGTATAACATTCAGACCTACGGCCGTTATCCGGTCACGATCTATAACCGGGCGATTCAGGTCCTGCTTACTTGGATTATTCCGTTTGCTTTTGTCGGGATATATCCGGCGGCATTGTTTCTGCACCGGGAGGAGATGCAGGGTATGGCACTGCTGACTCCGGTGATAGGAGCACTTTTCCTGGGGATTGGACTGCTGTCCTGGAATTACGGTGTCAAGAGATATAAGGGGGCCGGTTCATAA
- a CDS encoding TetR/AcrR family transcriptional regulator, producing MTRDHNIAAHTEKDTKQTILEATVDLIRNEGFSCATMRNIAAKAETNLALVNYHYGSKEKLLADAVKMLLSTFDDAFNVLEDDTLPPRERLKGFFVRYIEELKRYPGMARQMLDQRHLIMSSLDEYARYCKMMRLEKILQAIQEITGEQDKNKLMMMQLQIYGAIVVPVIMLSSLPEDKSDFIPVFNPPAIEEQIDGLFERYFQ from the coding sequence ATGACCAGAGATCACAACATTGCAGCCCATACAGAAAAGGATACGAAACAGACCATCCTTGAAGCAACCGTGGATCTGATTCGCAATGAGGGGTTCAGCTGTGCCACAATGCGTAATATAGCCGCCAAAGCAGAGACGAATCTCGCCCTTGTCAACTATCATTACGGCTCCAAGGAGAAACTGCTGGCAGATGCGGTAAAGATGCTGCTCTCTACCTTTGATGATGCCTTTAATGTGCTGGAGGACGACACCTTGCCGCCAAGGGAGCGGCTCAAGGGATTTTTTGTCCGTTATATAGAAGAACTCAAGCGGTATCCCGGAATGGCGAGACAAATGCTTGACCAGAGACATCTTATTATGAGTTCCCTGGATGAATACGCGCGGTATTGCAAAATGATGCGGCTTGAAAAGATTTTGCAGGCGATTCAGGAGATTACCGGTGAGCAGGACAAAAACAAGCTGATGATGATGCAGCTTCAGATATATGGTGCAATCGTTGTTCCTGTGATTATGCTCTCCAGCCTGCCTGAGGACAAATCAGATTTCATCCCGGTATTTAATCCTCCTGCCATTGAGGAGCAGATCGACGGGTTGTTTGAACGTTATTTTCAATAA
- a CDS encoding TetR/AcrR family transcriptional regulator, producing MSSLSNKPNAREAIVDTASRLFFTQGYHATGLSQIIKDSDSPKGSLYYYFPHGKEELALTCIHKTSEIVVRQLKQYVEKDVAVEQAVQDFILQMVRDAEESDYKGMVPFSFWVAVETSCISEELRKACQAVFKDWQDVILQRLLEEGTDAELAADKASVVVSLFEGALLQTLTCRSTGPLLAAARMIPGLLG from the coding sequence GTGTCGAGCTTGTCAAACAAGCCCAATGCGCGTGAAGCGATTGTCGATACCGCTTCAAGACTATTTTTCACACAAGGCTATCATGCTACAGGTCTAAGTCAGATTATCAAGGACAGCGACTCACCTAAGGGATCTCTGTATTATTACTTCCCCCATGGCAAAGAGGAGCTGGCATTAACTTGCATCCATAAGACTAGCGAGATCGTGGTAAGACAGCTGAAGCAATACGTGGAGAAGGATGTAGCCGTAGAGCAGGCGGTTCAGGATTTCATTCTGCAGATGGTCAGGGATGCGGAGGAGTCTGACTACAAAGGAATGGTGCCGTTTAGTTTCTGGGTAGCCGTAGAGACTTCGTGTATCAGCGAGGAACTGAGAAAGGCATGTCAGGCTGTATTCAAGGATTGGCAGGATGTCATTCTGCAGCGGCTGCTGGAAGAAGGAACTGACGCTGAACTCGCAGCCGATAAGGCATCCGTTGTCGTTTCGTTATTTGAAGGCGCGCTGCTTCAGACCTTGACCTGCCGGAGCACCGGTCCGCTGCTTGCCGCTGCCAGGATGATTCCCGGATTGCTCGGTTAA
- a CDS encoding DHA2 family efflux MFS transporter permease subunit, whose product MTGKKQTEERQFKTIPILVSLLLAGFIGMFSETALNVALSDLMKVLEITPTTAQWLTTAYLLTLGILVPISGLLLQWFSTRQLFIAALSFSILGTFLAAMSPSFEFLLTARVVQALGTALLLPLMFNTILVIIPPEKRGAAMGLIGLVIMVAPAVGPTIAGLLIENLSWHWIFWLSLPFLVIALIFGILFMQNVSEVTKPKIDLLSILLSSLGFGGIVFGFSSAGEAEGWGSPKVIIAIAIGVVALLLFGVRQVKMKQPMINLRAFKFPMFAVGVAMVFICMMVILSSMLILPMYLQQGQGYSAFKAGLLLLPGGIINGLMSPIMGRLFDKYGPKWLVIPGLIIVAVSLWFFSGITAASTIAFVIVLHSTLMIGVSMIFMPAQTNGINQLPMELYPDGTAIMNTLQQVAGAIGTALAVSIMTAGSKNYMKTVADPTDPANLLPAFTEGVQNAFIFGMGVAIIGLILAFFIKRVIVQHKAQAQMH is encoded by the coding sequence ATGACTGGAAAGAAACAAACCGAAGAAAGACAGTTCAAAACGATACCGATTCTTGTCTCCTTGCTGCTCGCCGGATTTATCGGCATGTTCAGTGAGACAGCGCTCAATGTGGCCTTAAGCGATCTGATGAAGGTCCTTGAAATTACACCTACAACAGCACAGTGGCTGACCACAGCTTACCTGCTCACCCTCGGTATTCTCGTACCGATATCCGGGCTGCTCCTGCAGTGGTTCTCAACGAGACAGTTGTTCATTGCAGCCCTTAGCTTTTCAATTCTGGGGACCTTCCTGGCTGCGATGTCGCCAAGTTTCGAGTTCCTGCTTACAGCCCGTGTGGTTCAGGCGCTCGGAACTGCACTGCTTCTGCCGCTGATGTTCAATACGATTCTGGTCATTATTCCCCCTGAAAAAAGAGGGGCGGCGATGGGGCTTATCGGCCTCGTCATCATGGTTGCTCCAGCGGTTGGACCGACTATTGCCGGTCTTTTGATCGAGAACCTGAGCTGGCACTGGATCTTCTGGCTGTCACTGCCGTTTCTGGTGATTGCCCTGATCTTCGGCATCCTGTTCATGCAGAATGTAAGCGAAGTGACCAAGCCCAAGATTGACCTGCTGTCGATTCTGCTGTCTTCCTTAGGTTTTGGCGGGATCGTATTCGGGTTCAGCAGTGCGGGGGAAGCCGAAGGTTGGGGAAGCCCGAAAGTCATTATTGCGATTGCCATCGGTGTAGTCGCGCTTTTGTTATTCGGTGTCCGCCAGGTGAAGATGAAGCAGCCGATGATCAACCTGCGCGCTTTTAAATTCCCGATGTTCGCCGTCGGGGTAGCGATGGTCTTCATCTGTATGATGGTCATTCTGTCCTCGATGCTCATCCTTCCGATGTATCTGCAGCAAGGACAAGGCTATAGCGCATTCAAAGCAGGACTGCTGCTGCTGCCGGGCGGTATTATTAACGGACTGATGTCACCGATTATGGGCCGTCTGTTCGATAAGTATGGACCGAAATGGCTGGTCATTCCGGGTCTGATCATCGTGGCTGTGTCGCTATGGTTCTTCTCAGGCATTACCGCTGCATCCACGATTGCTTTTGTCATCGTGCTGCACAGCACACTTATGATCGGTGTATCGATGATCTTCATGCCGGCACAGACAAACGGAATCAACCAATTGCCGATGGAGCTCTACCCGGATGGAACAGCGATCATGAACACGCTGCAGCAGGTTGCGGGTGCAATCGGCACCGCGCTTGCCGTCAGCATCATGACAGCAGGTAGCAAAAACTACATGAAAACTGTGGCCGATCCAACTGATCCTGCCAATCTGCTTCCTGCGTTCACTGAAGGGGTACAGAACGCATTCATCTTCGGAATGGGCGTAGCCATTATTGGCCTGATTCTGGCCTTCTTCATCAAACGTGTAATTGTGCAGCATAAAGCGCAAGCTCAGATGCACTAA
- a CDS encoding DHA2 family efflux MFS transporter permease subunit, with protein sequence MTNTTNAKGVPAEQPFSLKAILPPLLAIIVGMIMVILDGTVVNVAVPKLVEYFNTDLKTVQWAITGYTLALAAVIPLAGYMTDRFGSKQVFVSTVAMFVLGSMLCSIAQTSSQLVLFRVIQGLGGGMVAPIGMAMVFRLAPPERRGSIMGLLGIPMLLAPALGPVLSGWLVEYVSWHWIFLINVPIGIVGIILGIKYLPKTEIKGRAHLDILGIILAPVAFSMLAYGVNQGGGESWSSTGAILGLSVGGVALVLFIIVELLHKHPLLELRVFRSSDFTRGIILSWVTQAALFGSMLFVPLYLQQIRNYTPLETGLILLPQALASGIGMPLGGRLFDKIGARPLVFVGLSIISTALFMLSNVTVDTGLPFIMSCLAMMGLGMGLSMMPVNTHVLNSAPREWVNRVTPLTAAAQQVVVSFAVAGMTGYLTSQIAVHMGKMAAGANPLSAMVLGFNDVFFFSGCIAVAGVVISLILRRPKTAGAAPSPEEQQTDAAMMMGH encoded by the coding sequence ATGACAAATACAACGAATGCGAAAGGCGTTCCTGCCGAGCAGCCCTTCTCACTGAAGGCTATACTGCCGCCATTGCTGGCCATTATCGTAGGGATGATTATGGTTATCCTCGACGGAACCGTAGTTAATGTAGCCGTGCCCAAGCTGGTAGAATATTTCAATACTGACCTCAAAACCGTACAATGGGCCATTACCGGTTATACCCTTGCCCTGGCAGCTGTAATCCCGCTTGCCGGGTATATGACGGACCGGTTCGGTTCGAAGCAGGTATTCGTTTCAACAGTTGCTATGTTCGTACTCGGCTCCATGCTGTGCTCAATCGCGCAAACTTCTAGCCAGCTGGTACTCTTCCGTGTCATTCAGGGCCTGGGCGGCGGGATGGTTGCCCCAATCGGGATGGCAATGGTCTTCAGACTGGCTCCTCCGGAACGCAGAGGGTCGATCATGGGGCTGCTGGGTATTCCCATGCTGCTTGCTCCTGCACTCGGACCGGTTTTGTCCGGCTGGCTGGTGGAATATGTGAGCTGGCACTGGATCTTCCTGATCAACGTGCCAATCGGAATCGTAGGAATTATTCTGGGCATTAAATATCTGCCGAAGACTGAAATTAAAGGGAGAGCCCATCTCGATATTCTGGGCATTATTCTGGCTCCGGTAGCCTTCTCCATGCTTGCTTACGGTGTGAATCAGGGCGGCGGTGAAAGCTGGTCCTCAACGGGTGCCATTCTAGGGTTGTCTGTGGGCGGTGTGGCGCTGGTGTTGTTTATCATTGTAGAGCTGCTTCATAAGCATCCGCTGCTTGAGCTTCGCGTATTCCGTTCATCCGATTTCACCAGGGGGATTATTCTGAGCTGGGTAACCCAGGCTGCACTCTTCGGCTCCATGCTCTTCGTGCCGCTGTATCTGCAGCAGATCCGCAATTATACTCCGCTGGAAACCGGCCTGATCCTGCTGCCGCAGGCGCTGGCTTCCGGAATCGGCATGCCGCTGGGCGGCCGCCTGTTTGACAAAATCGGTGCGCGTCCGCTGGTATTTGTCGGTCTGAGTATAATTTCAACCGCACTTTTCATGCTTTCGAATGTGACTGTGGATACCGGCCTGCCATTTATTATGTCTTGCCTGGCAATGATGGGCCTTGGCATGGGTCTGTCGATGATGCCGGTCAACACCCATGTGCTGAACTCGGCGCCGCGTGAATGGGTGAACCGGGTTACACCGCTCACCGCCGCTGCCCAGCAAGTTGTGGTTTCCTTTGCAGTGGCCGGTATGACCGGTTATCTGACCAGTCAGATAGCTGTTCATATGGGTAAAATGGCCGCAGGCGCGAATCCGCTCTCTGCCATGGTCCTTGGATTTAATGATGTGTTCTTCTTCTCCGGCTGCATCGCTGTAGCAGGTGTGGTCATCAGCCTGATTCTGCGCCGGCCGAAGACAGCCGGTGCTGCGCCTTCCCCGGAAGAGCAGCAGACCGACGCTGCTATGATGATGGGGCATTAA
- a CDS encoding M20 metallopeptidase family protein translates to MIFIVDSFHKQFNQKSYITINMIFQSSRQLENIVLKMSNNILTSYGFESTIKPFLKSPKIKGGKFHAVVAFIQFVLWEMFIVIEKTGDFLSMANQLQEKLVMYRHHLHAIPELDLSLPRTSAYVKEMLETMGLKPNPVGESGLMVTIGGQHAGKVILIRADMDGLPIQEETELSFASLNGNMHACGHDLHTSMLLGAAEILKAHEGLLRGTVKLMFQPGEETLQGAKMMLEHGILENPKVDAAMMLHVLTGMPIPAGQFVVPEAGEAISASSDWFELIIRGRGAHGAMPSAAVDPLNVAAHLHLALQGIISREVSPMESAVLTIGVMEGGTTNNVIPDTARMKGSVRTFDAVLRDTIETRIHEISAGIGDIFHAKVDVIYTRGCPEVKIDPELNRQMRTTLGNTFGASSCTGLAQLIPGGKLMGSEDFSFVSQAVPSTSVFLNAGNTGEGYGYPMHHPKTMFSDEVLHRGAAAYAAFARDWLESNR, encoded by the coding sequence TTGATTTTCATAGTAGATTCCTTTCATAAACAATTCAATCAAAAGAGTTATATCACAATAAATATGATATTTCAATCTTCCCGACAGCTTGAAAATATTGTTCTTAAAATGTCTAATAATATCTTGACATCTTACGGATTTGAAAGTACGATAAAACCGTTCTTAAAAAGTCCAAAAATAAAAGGAGGCAAGTTTCACGCTGTTGTTGCATTCATTCAATTTGTGTTGTGGGAGATGTTCATTGTGATTGAGAAAACGGGAGACTTTTTGAGTATGGCCAATCAGCTACAGGAAAAATTGGTCATGTACAGGCATCATCTTCATGCGATTCCGGAACTTGATTTAAGTCTGCCCCGGACAAGTGCTTATGTAAAAGAAATGTTGGAGACGATGGGGCTTAAGCCCAATCCCGTAGGGGAATCAGGCTTAATGGTTACCATCGGCGGACAACATGCCGGGAAGGTGATTCTTATTCGTGCGGATATGGATGGGCTGCCGATTCAAGAAGAAACAGAGCTTTCATTTGCGTCACTCAACGGGAACATGCACGCATGTGGTCATGATCTGCATACTTCCATGCTGCTGGGAGCTGCGGAGATCCTGAAGGCACACGAAGGACTGCTTCGCGGGACGGTTAAGCTTATGTTTCAGCCGGGTGAAGAAACCTTGCAAGGGGCCAAGATGATGCTTGAACACGGGATTCTGGAGAATCCTAAAGTGGATGCAGCCATGATGCTTCATGTGTTAACTGGAATGCCAATTCCTGCAGGGCAATTTGTAGTGCCGGAGGCGGGTGAAGCGATTTCAGCTTCTTCCGATTGGTTCGAGCTCATCATCCGCGGACGGGGGGCACATGGAGCGATGCCGAGTGCCGCGGTGGACCCGTTAAATGTAGCTGCTCATCTTCATCTGGCGCTGCAGGGGATCATAAGCCGCGAAGTTTCGCCAATGGAGAGTGCAGTCCTTACGATTGGTGTGATGGAAGGTGGAACTACAAACAACGTGATTCCCGATACTGCCAGAATGAAAGGCAGCGTACGCACATTTGACGCCGTATTGCGTGACACAATCGAAACCCGTATCCACGAAATTTCTGCAGGGATTGGAGACATCTTTCATGCAAAGGTGGATGTCATTTATACCAGGGGCTGCCCTGAGGTGAAAATCGACCCTGAACTTAACCGGCAAATGAGAACTACTCTTGGAAACACCTTTGGCGCCAGTTCCTGTACCGGTTTAGCACAATTGATCCCCGGCGGTAAATTAATGGGATCGGAAGACTTCTCCTTTGTATCACAAGCGGTGCCAAGTACCTCAGTGTTTCTTAATGCAGGCAATACCGGAGAAGGTTATGGTTACCCGATGCACCATCCAAAGACGATGTTCTCGGATGAGGTGCTTCATAGAGGAGCTGCGGCTTACGCTGCTTTCGCCAGAGATTGGCTTGAAAGTAATAGATAA
- a CDS encoding ABC transporter permease — MLGAYFDFIRIRFLTMLAYRVNYYSGILIYTLNIGVNYFTWRAIYGEGESLGGFTGAQMTTYVAVSWMARAFYFNNLDREISTDIRDGSIAIQFIRPYNYVLVKMMQGLGEGLFRFMMLMIPGMVIAILLFPVQLPTDLSAWAGFLVMLFFSFLISSQINIITGLSAFFVENNEGMMRMKRVVVDLFSGLIVPISLFPGWLSSVLEVLPFQAITYLPGSVFTGRVQGVGIWNVLGIQIIWFAVLLIPIVWLYHAARQRLFVQGG, encoded by the coding sequence CTGCTCGGTGCTTATTTCGATTTTATCCGCATCCGCTTTTTGACCATGCTGGCTTACCGTGTTAACTATTATTCCGGCATTCTGATCTATACACTCAATATAGGCGTAAATTATTTCACATGGAGAGCCATCTACGGCGAAGGTGAGTCCCTGGGCGGTTTTACAGGTGCGCAGATGACGACATATGTTGCGGTATCCTGGATGGCACGCGCCTTCTATTTCAACAACCTGGACCGGGAGATTTCTACAGATATAAGAGATGGCAGCATCGCCATCCAGTTCATTAGGCCCTATAACTATGTACTGGTCAAAATGATGCAGGGACTGGGCGAAGGCCTCTTCCGCTTCATGATGCTGATGATCCCGGGCATGGTGATTGCCATTCTGCTGTTTCCGGTGCAATTGCCGACAGATTTGTCAGCATGGGCAGGTTTTCTTGTCATGCTCTTCTTCAGCTTCCTGATCAGTTCACAGATTAATATCATTACGGGCTTATCGGCGTTTTTCGTTGAGAATAATGAGGGCATGATGCGCATGAAGCGTGTTGTGGTTGACCTGTTCTCCGGCCTGATCGTGCCGATCAGCCTGTTCCCGGGCTGGCTGTCCTCAGTCCTCGAAGTTCTGCCCTTTCAAGCCATCACCTACCTGCCCGGCTCTGTATTTACGGGACGGGTGCAGGGAGTGGGCATTTGGAATGTGCTGGGTATCCAGATCATCTGGTTCGCGGTGCTGCTGATTCCGATTGTCTGGCTATACCACGCGGCGCGTCAGCGGCTGTTCGTGCAGGGAGGGTGA
- a CDS encoding stalk domain-containing protein produces MKIKIATVILSILLLATGLGLLPPQRAQAAENIKVILNGQLLQLDESAAYKSAANVMIPLREAAEALKYTTTYQGSTGQIQLTRIKDTIDFKLSGNEVLLNGKDKVVLNDKIEVRQKRIFVPLSFFNAIGLIASYDPGTGQAEIYAPEVTAGAVTGLLAAGKYQELQERYLSNTASQQAFLPLIQKTWESVAVPAGNYFGMKTTESHRVQDGMTIQSVLIFAKSEATLTLTVDTTGKITGLTLTPIAASEAAASPVK; encoded by the coding sequence GTGAAGATTAAGATCGCAACCGTAATCCTCAGTATTCTGTTATTGGCAACCGGGTTAGGGCTACTGCCGCCACAGCGCGCACAAGCCGCGGAGAATATCAAGGTAATTCTGAACGGCCAGCTGCTGCAGCTGGATGAATCAGCGGCCTACAAAAGCGCAGCGAACGTTATGATTCCGCTGCGGGAAGCAGCCGAAGCCCTCAAATATACAACAACGTATCAGGGGAGCACCGGACAAATTCAGCTGACACGAATTAAAGATACCATTGACTTCAAGCTTAGCGGGAATGAGGTCTTGCTTAACGGTAAAGATAAAGTTGTATTGAATGACAAAATAGAAGTCAGACAGAAGCGCATTTTTGTTCCGCTATCCTTTTTTAATGCGATAGGGCTTATTGCCTCCTATGATCCGGGCACCGGACAAGCCGAGATCTATGCTCCCGAGGTAACGGCAGGCGCAGTAACCGGGCTGCTTGCAGCAGGCAAATATCAGGAGCTTCAGGAACGCTACTTGAGCAATACTGCGTCCCAGCAGGCATTCCTTCCGCTCATCCAGAAGACCTGGGAGTCTGTTGCGGTTCCCGCTGGAAATTACTTTGGAATGAAAACTACGGAAAGCCACCGGGTTCAGGATGGAATGACTATCCAGAGTGTACTGATCTTTGCGAAGTCCGAGGCCACACTGACATTGACCGTGGACACAACAGGAAAAATTACCGGGTTGACCTTGACACCCATTGCTGCGAGTGAGGCTGCAGCCAGTCCGGTCAAATAA